A part of Myxococcales bacterium genomic DNA contains:
- a CDS encoding PilZ domain-containing protein: MDATAGLLSREGVMGDDESRAAARKMVSFSVLYRTGLRRHEAVLVDISLTGALLACSAVLPPAGAIVLINLTPPEQEEPITVSARVVRFTPRGFAVQFLSVTEEIQQLVERLK, encoded by the coding sequence ATGGACGCGACCGCTGGACTCTTGAGCCGGGAGGGAGTCATGGGCGATGACGAAAGTCGCGCTGCGGCTCGCAAGATGGTCAGCTTCTCTGTCTTGTATCGGACGGGCCTACGGCGGCACGAGGCGGTACTGGTCGACATCTCGCTCACCGGGGCGCTCTTGGCGTGTTCGGCGGTTCTTCCACCGGCGGGAGCGATCGTCTTGATCAATCTCACACCACCTGAGCAAGAAGAACCGATTACCGTAAGTGCCAGGGTGGTTCGTTTCACGCCGCGCGGATTTGCGGTCCAGTTCCTCTCCGTGACCGAGGAAATCCAACAGTTGGTGGAACGTCTAAAGTAG